The window GCTTtaatatttcttcatcttctgttCCTAAATATGATGCCTCATATAGGCTCATCATACCATGAATATCTTTGGTGAGTGACTCTTTGAAATCACCACCACTCTTGTCTAAAAATGTTCTAAATATGTCTGCAAATGCAATCAAGGTATCACATTAATCAAAACATAAGAAAATTTAAGggatatatatacataaatttcACCCTAGATGCTAGTAGAATATACCAGAACATGTAGGCCAACCATTATGCCTAAGTAAACGAAATTTAAGGGATGTAGCAAAGAGGTTTCTAGAAGCATCCCAATCACATATCCTTTTGAGTTGCATATTGATCTCATCTTCCAAATGATGGCTAATTCCTAACCCTTGGATTGAGTCAATCATCTTCATTGTTTCAACAGGATCTCTCGAGTTTAACAATGCTTCCCGGCTTCTTCTTTTGACTTGCTCCAAACTTCTGTTCTTGTCATCTTTTTGTAAAGATTGCAActaacaccaacaacaacaacatgaaaCATAGTTAAGGTAAGTGCAATTCACTCTAATATTTAGAAGTTATTTTGACGATATTAAGAGGATAGATCATGAGAGATTAGTTAAAACTACCTTATGGTCCTTATCTTTAAAAGCAATAGACTTGATCGATGATTTACCAAGTATAATCCTTGAATTTGAGTTTTGAAGCGATAAGAACCTTGATTGATTAGTGAAAGTCCAAGAATTGCGACAAGAAAGTGAGGTTGTGAGATATGATGAAACTCCGAGTTGAGTAGTAGCAGCCATTATATTTGCAGGTATAGATTATTTGGACAAACTTATGTTCTTATCTTAGTTCCTTGTATTAAACACTATTGTCAATCTAACACTTACTTATACTCTTCTgttcttttctctttttgattTATAAAAGAGTTCCAATTAAAAAGGATGTCAATTTACTTATGATAATGTAATTCTATGTGAAGATTGTCCTTTTTGGAGTTTTAAATATAGAGAATGATAGGTGCGGGAATAAGAGGAGCTCGAGGTACAGTCTAGCTTACATTGACTTAAGTCtaatcagattttttttaaataaaaaaaatttagtctttttTATAAATCTATTTAATTACAAAGTCTAAACCACATATCATAAAAAAGTCTTTTAATCTTATTAGGTCGgcctattttaataaataaaaataaaaatattattattattattatattttatttataatttaaaataaaatacaaaaataaatcttAGTTATCTTCAAGAATTTATGGTGGTTAAGACTTGCATGAGCTTGAATTTAGAATTGTCAAAATAATAAATTCATATTAAaagattatattttaaattttttttattattatttgaaattttttctattaatttaatcaaatgaaatataatttttttaaatttatattacggTTATCGAACAACTTAAGAATCATACCGATGCGTCGGGATGAGGATAAAAGGAAAAAATCTTCCATTAACAGAGATTTGGACTAAGAATAGTGAATAGATTCGAAGCGAAGACAGAGGCGAATACGCATCCTGTCCCGCTTCATTAACATCCTTATTATTAGTTATGTTTAAATTATGTTGAAAGTGTAATTTTTTATGGCAAAGCAATTCAATATAGTCTATTTTTGTCGAAAGTACACTGTCAATTCGAGGTTGAAATTCAAGTTGAACGTATTTTGATTCTATTTTGTGAAAACGACTCAATTCAATTTGAATTTTAGATTTATTttccaaaacaaattcaaattgaTCCGagatgtatatatattttaatattttttaaaaattatatattgcattaatttattatttgttaatCTTAGATCTTTTATActatttattagtttattttaatctcttttttttattctttcatttgttttgactataatagatttttttcatgttttaatataaatttttaatatattatatatttcatcaaacataatatttttagtatttttgtaatatttataaaaatatataatttataatttaaatatttaaaaaatcaatccAAATTAACTTGTATAATAATGAATCGAATAGGATTTTTTTAATTagtcatataaaatcaaatttaattgcaAGTAAGCTAATTTTTGAATTGGATGAGTTGTTTTTTCATCTCAAAATCAATTCAAAGTGCATTGCAAATACATCATGCATAAacataaaagacacaaaataaCATGTACAAAATTTTCCAAAAGCATGAGCGTCAATAATGTAGAAAACATGTTGAAGAGGAtgaatcattctcaaacaaacaacCACATATTTAGACTCTATCAGGCATGAGCTGAACCGCATATACAGGAAGAAGTGCATGCACCTTCTGAAATTTCATTATTTACACCAAATGTTTTCTTTTTGAGGACATGAGCCTAACTTTTTTCTATAATCAGTGTAGTTTGGTTTTTGAGGAGGACATGACAAGCCTAACTTTTTTCTATAACTTGTATagtttggtttttttgttttttacttgTTTTTATCATTTACTTTGTTCCCgttttcataattatttttaaactctaTTTATTGCTAGATTAGTTTTCTTCTTTCATGCATCGAGTGATGGTTTTAGAATGGTAACAAAATTAGAATATAATTGTGCATGCATACATAATATTAATGATTAGAAAATATTCTGAATGGATGCTTGTTGAAAATGATTTATATATATCATGTATATTTAGGTTTATTTtcgtatgatattttttaaatttatgattTAGAGTTTCTAAGTATTTATACGACAATAAGACATTTTTTATAACAATTATTTCAATACCAACTCATAGTTTATTTTCATATGTTATTTCATATAGCATTTCAACTTATATattttttcacttttatttttattattttaactaaaattcatttttattctttataattttaagtattttaaatatacattctAATATTAATTtgtgttaaatatgtttttgtccctctaaatatagccaatttcgtttttaatcttttaaaaaaaattcttaaaaaaataGTCCTCCTAAAATTTTTCATTCATATTTTTGGTCTCTCATGTCTAACACGTTAAAAGAAGCTGGCATGACACGCCACGTGGTTATGCCAGCGTGAAAAGATGTTGACGTGTCATACCACAGGGCCAAAATCAACATCACACTTGAACTCATAAAATTTCGCAACTAATCGGTAGTTAAAATTGTAGCTAATTTGTAGcaaatttatttcaaaaagtCTTGTTTTAGAAGAATGTAGTATGCATGATAGATAGAATAAGAAGGGACCGAAAGAAGAGAAATAGAAAAATCATTGTTGTAAAGATTTCTACTTACAAGTCTATGCATGATAGATATTCCTAGAAATAACTCAATGTTAATAGTAAGTAATGTTGCTTGTGTGTCTGTATTCGATTTCTGCAGAGTAGGTATCAGGATCCTCTTTTCCTTCTGAACAGGGTGGTTATATAGTGAAATTGTACTTAGTGTGGGAGGGTTGGAGATAATTTAGGTAATGCCTTGATTGAGGAAATTTTCAATAATTTAGGTAATGCCTTGATTgaggaaattttgaaaattaaggaGTACATGAGTTGTAGTTAAGTTCCTGCAATTTATAGAGTGAGAGTGGTGAGCTGGTGTTGTAACCCAaaattttccataaaaaaaatatGCACAACATCGTTTCTTCATTTATAGTtgtgaaattaaaaaaatgtatcatatatgtttattttatatttttgtcacTAACCATTTTGAttagtaattttaattttaaaattcaatttaatttgaattttaaaattagaattattaagtcatgtgtatatattttattttgcattttttgttattgtttataTTATAATTTCAAATCAAAGGAGAGGTTTTTTGGTTCATTTGTTACAAAGTCCATGATCAATTCAAGTGTCCAAGTTCTAAAGTCCATTTGATTATTCCAAGTTCTAAAGTCCATTTGATTATTTGTTGGTCCAATTTATTTTCAAGCCAGCCTTTATTGTCAAATTTTCAAGCCAAATTGTTGGGGTCCACATAATTGCATTTTCACGGTTTGTCATAGAGAAAATCCCCAATTCAATTCCACTATCTCACACCATTCTATCTTTTAGAACTCACTAAAAGACAAAAGTTCACAATTTCTTCATTCCTCACCAAATCACTCGTTTTTCACTCCCTCCACTCATCCCACTACCCTGCACATACACCAAACTTGTTGTCCAAACCTATGTTGTTGTCCCTGCACAAAGCGGTCCAAACTTTCCTCTAAATGGCAAAGCAAAACCTGCATCAACAAAGCCTTTTGTTAGGTTATGAAGAATGGgacaagagggagagaagaagcaAAATTCGTACCTACAAACTTGTTAACCAAGTTTTGATCCAAATGAAAACTCTACTCTGCCCTCACTCTCATCACACTATAAAACAAGCTGCTCATATTCAAAGAAAAAGGAGGAAGAAAATAGCCTAGAAATTATGCCAAAATCCATTGAAAACTTCCTCCAACTTCATACTTCAAACCTCATTGTGAAATGCCTTCATCAACCTTCATTTCACAAAAATAACCACCAATGTTTGTTTCATAAACCATACAACTCAACCTTCACCTCCATTCACTAATTCATACAAACCTCATCTTCTTATCAATCCTTTGATCTTCATAGACCCTTTAACCATCACCAAATAAATTGGTTCCAAGCTTGCAATGTACATATTCAATGAATCCAATAACCTGCACTAAAAAACAGAACCAACAATCAACACTCATCAACACACATCACCTTCAAACGGTTGAAACCAAACAACAACACCTTACACAACTCCGAGTCATGACGATTTCACAGCTTCATCAGTAGCAACGCATTTCAACTCcacttcaacaacaaacatcgaTCATCAAATCGCATCCGCAACCATTCTGTGACACATCAACAACGCAACAAATCGGCCGAAAGCTCCACATTGTAGCCGAATCCAAGAAGAGGTGCATTGAGAGGAGAGATTAAGAGTTGAAACCGAGAGAGATGAGAAATTGGGTGAGGGATTGGagttttattgttgttattaaagAATAACAGAAGAATGTGTTTGGAGATGAGAGAGGCCGGACAAAAGTGAGGTGGGGCGGCATACTTCATTTGATTagatttagggtttgttttgTTAAGTTAGTCATTGGGCTAGTGTTTATTTGAAGCCCATTTCGGTTTACTGATATTGCACCACACTATGCGAATCACACCTCCCTCTGGCAGCTCTCAATTGTTTTGGGCTTGCCGCATTTAAAGCCCGATGATTTCTCTTTAAACACCCATGTTCAAGAACAACACACCCCCTCCTAGGGTTTAGTTCAAAAACTGTTGGGCCTGCAACTTAAAGTCCAATATGATTTCTTTTATATCATACCTCCATTTTATTTATGAAGCCCATTTTATTGTTTATttcctatttaatttattttgaattagttTCTTTactattatgttttatttttattttctaatatcataaaaatatcaaaaatattagtttagtctTTTAATCCCAATATTAGATAGATTCTTGTACATAACAATAGTAGGACTTAGAATTTAGAATTTCCCCTTTATAATACAATTAGATTTTCCATTCACTCATTTCTTTTTCAGTTTTCTAAAACACTTTAATCATACTCGAATCCTTAAGGAAGAAAGTATTCAGATACCTCCACCTTATGAGGGAACATATAATGTACTAtccattaaaaaaatattcagtTAATTTTTTGTTAGGCATTGGTTCTGCTTTTAGTAGTTGGAGGTTATAGTGAAATGTTAGATGTTAGTATTAGTGAATTGTAGTTAGAGATAGTTAGATGGTAAAAAAATTGATAGTGTGTTAGAAACTCGGTTGAATGAGTTAGTTTGTGAGTCAATTTGTTATAgttagtttagtttgttttaaaCTAGGTTGTTAATATTATTGGGAAAACAACTAGGTTAGTTGTGAATTAGTTTAGCAAACATTTGAGGTTTAGTTAGTAACTAACTGTTAGTTAGAGGTTATGGTTAGTTAGGAAAAGTTAGTTTAAGCTATTAGGGACTGTTAGGAATAAAACAGTTAGTAACATAAGTTAGTTAAAACAGTTAGGGCTGGAATTTTGGTTCAAGTATTTTGATTCATACTACTCACATTTGATATATTTTCTTCTTATTTGCTAGTAGGTAATGATGTGAAGATCAATGTTTGTACATAATCATCAACACTAAAAGTGCTTTTATCATCTCCATGTTGATAAATAACTTGAGCAGTTCTAGCCATGTTAAGAGAAGCTTTAACAACAGATAAGGGCAAGGTTTTGGTCATGGCAAGGCCATTGAGTTCTCGCCACAAGTTCCCTATTAACAGCCTTATGTGTTTCCTTCCTTCATTTTCATCTGTAATATTATTCTCTCCCATCAAGCATTGTATGCTGCTAGCATTATCTCCTCTTTCTTGTTCCTCCTGAACATCAaaatatgaaatatattattgatctaaattaaACTTAGAAGTGTTTAGTAGTGATATGAGAAATACCGTTGAAGTTCCTAAGTCATCCCATAACCGAAGAATTTCTCCGGAGCAAGTGAAGAGTCTAGGATATGGTTTCATCATGGAAATAGTTTCCTTTGAGAGATCATCACCAATGAGGAAAGTAGCATGCACCAATGCCATGCATGATCCAGCAGTAATCACTCCATTATCCAAATATGTCTTATAACTTGGCACATATCCACTATTGAACCACTTGGCTTCTTCAAGAAATGCTTCAAATATGTCAATCCACTACACCAAATAATCAACAATAATTGATTATTATAACAAGTTACTCTTATAGCTAAACTTTGGTTTAAATTAAGTTGAAGAATATTTCAGATTCTTACTGTTCTTTTCAAATAAGAGACCGCGGTTAATCCACGGTCCTTCTGAATTCTATATGCAATTTCATGAGTGGTGTTATATAAGGCCATGTAACATATCTTCATGTATTCCGGAAGGTCATCTACTGCATCAAGATCCCACCTACAACAGAAAATTCGCTTAATATCAAACAATCCATATTTCAAGGCCTATTTTTTTAAGTTTGAAATATCGGTCTTGAATACATAAAAAATTTATAGAAGAATACCTTTTAATTGCCTTTGTGAATAGAACAAGTTCTTCGAATCTTCCATAAGTGTCGAAGATATCATCCATAACTAGCAAAATGCATATTGTTTTGGTAAGTTCAACGCGACAATTTGAATGACACGGTTCGGGGAAAATCCCCAATGTCCATAAAAAACACTCTGTTGGTCTATCTCTTGCAAAACCAAGACTGTCTACAAGTCCCAACTCTTTCCACCACCTGCATATTTCTGCTAATTCTCTTTGATGCAGTGACTGAATCATGTCAGAGTCCAAATTTGCTAATTCCAAAAGAGCTGGTATTTGGCTACTTGCATGGCTATATTCTTCCATGTAGTTtctagcttctaaccttgccattCTTAGATGCTTTGGAAGTGTTAAGGATCTAACAATGTGCTTGTAACCTATTTGAGGACTCATGTGTGAGATTAACTCATTTAGATGAGTCCTTGAAAATTCCAATGCTTTCTTTAATATGTCTTCATCTTCTGTCCCTAAATATGATGCCTCGTATAAACTTAACATACCCCAAATGTCATTGGTTAGTGACTCTTTGAAATTGCCACTCTTGTCCAAAAACTTGTTGAAAACGTCTACAGCCAAACAACAACATTAAGTAAGTTTAATCAATTTagcaacattttttttatataacaaaGATCGTAAAGAAATAGAAGACAAACAGTACAGAAATAGAAGACAAACAGACAACATTTAACAAAATGAAAATGTAATATACCAGAAGATGTGGGCCGGTCGTTATGTCTGAGTAAACGAAATTGAAGAGATGTTGCGAAGAGGTTTCTAGAAGCATCCCAATCACATATTCTATCAAGTTGAATATTGATCTCATCTTCTAAATGGTGGCTAATTCCTAGCCCTTGAATTGAGTCAATCATCTTCATTGTTTCAATAGGATCACTCGAGTTTAACAATGCCTCTTGGCTTCTTCTTCTGCATTGATCCAAACTGCTGGTCTTGTCATCTGTTAGTAAAGGTGACaactaacaacaacaacatgaaaCATAGTTAAGGTAGGTGCAATTCATTCTAATATTCCGAATTATTTTTAACTCAATTTTCATATATACTCTGTCACTAAAATATTATACTGGATCATTataccatttttattcatgtgtataattttaaaa of the Vicia villosa cultivar HV-30 ecotype Madison, WI unplaced genomic scaffold, Vvil1.0 ctg.001555F_1_1, whole genome shotgun sequence genome contains:
- the LOC131635823 gene encoding probable terpene synthase 11, which translates into the protein MAVTTNLKISYLTNTLPRKSWISTYHSWNLSLLNSKSGSLHRKLSIMSVALNDNKLSPLLTDDKTSSLDQCRRRSQEALLNSSDPIETMKMIDSIQGLGISHHLEDEINIQLDRICDWDASRNLFATSLQFRLLRHNDRPTSSDVFNKFLDKSGNFKESLTNDIWGMLSLYEASYLGTEDEDILKKALEFSRTHLNELISHMSPQIGYKHIVRSLTLPKHLRMARLEARNYMEEYSHASSQIPALLELANLDSDMIQSLHQRELAEICRWWKELGLVDSLGFARDRPTECFLWTLGIFPEPCHSNCRVELTKTICILLVMDDIFDTYGRFEELVLFTKAIKRWDLDAVDDLPEYMKICYMALYNTTHEIAYRIQKDRGLTAVSYLKRTWIDIFEAFLEEAKWFNSGYVPSYKTYLDNGVITAGSCMALVHATFLIGDDLSKETISMMKPYPRLFTCSGEILRLWDDLGTSTEEQERGDNASSIQCLMGENNITDENEGRKHIRLLIGNLWRELNGLAMTKTLPLSVVKASLNMARTAQVIYQHGDDKSTFSVDDYVQTLIFTSLPTSK